Proteins from a genomic interval of Micromonospora sp. NBC_00389:
- the recG gene encoding ATP-dependent DNA helicase RecG codes for MSEPATVDTPLKKLVGDKTAKALAAHLDLHTAGDLVYHFPRRYDERGEHTDIRSLDVGEQVTVMAQVQRTAVRPMRQRRGNLLEVTVGDGSGGLLTLTFFGNQAWRERELRPGRWGLFAGKVTEFRGKRQLNGPEYVLLGEGGEGEAALSDEIEEFAGALIPVYPAAAAVPTWVIARCVRVVLDTFTPPEDPLPATVLASRNLVGLGTALREIHRPTSKEELYRARRRLKWDEAFAVQVTLVQRKHRAADWPARPRPARASGLLDAFDARLPYELTAGQREVGVEIAADLAAPHPMHRLLQGEVGSGKTVVALRAMLQVVDAGGQAALLAPTEVLAGQHHRGMRDLLGPLGRAGELDSADNATRVELVTGSLGAAARRRALGEVASGAAGIVLGTHALLYEGVDFADLGLVVVDEQHRFGVEQRDALRSKADQPPHVLVMTATPIPRTVAMTVYGDLEVSTLSQLPRGRSPIASHVVPAAERPAFLDRAWRRLREEVAAGHQAYVVCPRIGEGPASEEEPPPVDDNGRRPPLAVTEVAPLLAEGPLHGLRIGVLHGRLPADEKDAVMRSFAAGDLDVLVATTVVEVGVDVPNATVMIVLDADRFGVSQLHQLRGRVGRGAAAGLCLLVSEAAEGSSARERLDAVASTSDGFKLAELDLEQRREGDVLGATQSGRRSHLRLLSLLRDADLIRDARAEAIALVEEDPELTRHPALAASVTALVDEDRAEYLEKG; via the coding sequence ATGAGCGAGCCGGCCACGGTGGACACTCCGTTGAAGAAGCTGGTCGGGGACAAGACGGCCAAGGCGTTGGCCGCCCACCTCGACCTGCACACCGCGGGTGACCTGGTCTACCACTTCCCGCGCCGCTACGACGAGCGCGGCGAGCACACCGACATCCGCTCGCTGGACGTCGGTGAGCAGGTCACCGTGATGGCCCAGGTGCAGCGCACCGCGGTGCGCCCGATGCGCCAGCGCCGGGGCAACCTGCTGGAGGTGACCGTCGGCGACGGCTCGGGCGGGTTGCTGACGCTGACCTTCTTCGGCAACCAGGCGTGGCGCGAGCGGGAGCTGCGTCCGGGCCGGTGGGGGCTGTTCGCCGGCAAGGTCACCGAGTTCCGGGGCAAGCGTCAGCTCAACGGTCCGGAGTACGTCCTGCTCGGCGAGGGCGGCGAAGGCGAGGCAGCGCTCAGCGACGAGATCGAGGAGTTCGCCGGCGCGCTGATCCCCGTCTACCCGGCCGCGGCGGCGGTGCCGACCTGGGTGATCGCCCGCTGCGTGCGGGTCGTGCTGGACACCTTCACCCCGCCGGAGGATCCGCTGCCGGCCACCGTGCTGGCCAGCCGCAATCTGGTCGGGCTGGGCACCGCGCTGCGGGAGATCCACCGACCGACCAGCAAGGAGGAGCTCTACCGGGCGCGGCGGCGGCTCAAGTGGGACGAGGCGTTCGCCGTCCAGGTGACCCTGGTGCAGCGCAAGCACCGGGCCGCTGACTGGCCGGCCCGGCCCCGTCCGGCGCGCGCCAGTGGGCTGCTGGACGCCTTCGACGCCCGGCTGCCGTACGAGCTGACCGCCGGTCAGCGCGAGGTCGGCGTGGAGATCGCCGCGGACCTGGCCGCCCCGCACCCGATGCACCGGTTGTTGCAGGGCGAGGTGGGTTCGGGCAAGACGGTGGTGGCGCTGCGGGCGATGCTCCAGGTGGTCGACGCGGGCGGGCAGGCGGCGCTGCTGGCGCCCACCGAGGTGCTGGCCGGTCAGCACCACCGCGGCATGCGCGACCTGCTCGGGCCGCTCGGCCGGGCCGGCGAGCTGGATTCCGCCGACAACGCCACCCGGGTGGAGCTGGTCACCGGCTCGCTGGGCGCGGCCGCCCGCCGCCGGGCGCTCGGCGAGGTGGCCAGCGGCGCCGCCGGCATCGTGCTCGGCACCCACGCGCTGCTCTACGAGGGGGTGGACTTCGCCGACCTCGGCCTGGTGGTGGTCGACGAGCAGCACCGTTTCGGCGTGGAGCAGCGTGATGCGCTGCGGTCCAAGGCCGACCAGCCGCCGCACGTGCTGGTGATGACGGCCACCCCGATCCCGCGCACGGTGGCGATGACCGTCTACGGCGACCTGGAGGTCTCCACCCTCTCCCAGCTGCCTCGGGGCCGCTCGCCGATCGCCTCGCACGTGGTGCCGGCCGCCGAGCGACCGGCCTTTTTGGACCGGGCCTGGCGCCGGCTGCGCGAGGAGGTGGCCGCCGGGCACCAGGCGTACGTGGTGTGCCCGCGAATCGGTGAGGGACCGGCGTCGGAGGAGGAGCCGCCGCCGGTGGACGACAACGGGCGCCGGCCGCCGTTGGCGGTGACCGAGGTGGCACCGCTGCTGGCCGAGGGGCCGCTGCACGGGCTGCGGATCGGGGTGCTGCACGGCCGCCTGCCGGCCGACGAGAAGGACGCGGTGATGCGCTCCTTCGCCGCCGGTGACCTGGACGTGCTGGTGGCGACCACGGTGGTCGAGGTCGGTGTGGACGTCCCGAACGCGACCGTGATGATCGTGCTGGACGCCGACCGGTTCGGTGTCTCGCAGCTGCACCAGCTGCGCGGCCGGGTCGGCCGGGGCGCCGCCGCCGGGCTCTGCCTGCTGGTCAGCGAGGCGGCCGAGGGGTCGTCGGCCCGGGAGCGGCTGGACGCGGTCGCGTCCACCAGCGACGGCTTCAAGCTCGCCGAGCTGGATCTGGAGCAGCGCCGCGAGGGCGACGTGCTGGGCGCCACCCAGTCCGGGCGCCGCTCACACCTGCGGCTGCTGTCGCTGCTGCGCGACGCCGACCTGATCCGCGACGCCCGCGCCGAGGCGATCGCCCTGGTCGAGGAGGACCCGGAGCTGACCCGGCATCCGGCGCTGGCCGCGTCGGTCACCGCCCTCGTCGACGAGGACCGCGCGGAGTACCTGGAAAAGGGCTGA
- a CDS encoding LPXTG cell wall anchor domain-containing protein, producing the protein MIRPKSPFRRIAAVAAGALIGVGAMTTFAAPASAHHPEPSGTYCLAADGQTTVTWKVGNSENIDARITAVSSTITSEFTAGDLKVDAILPAKGGNLLTATQTHTFTEREPKIELTVEARWERPDRIVTEHRTVAATPAGTCAVQPTPTPTATPTASPTPTPTPTTASPSPSQPPAESPSPTPTVTPAPAEPVGTVESTCDKLTFTIENPADGETVSITLTPNKGEAKTLTVEPGETGSVSFVATEGLTVTPAGDGLDDTEPIAWEQPAECDEGEGGGLPLTGTNTTLIAGGAVVLLAAGAGLFLVARRRRLRFTA; encoded by the coding sequence GTGATCCGTCCGAAGTCTCCGTTCCGGCGCATCGCGGCCGTCGCCGCTGGCGCGCTGATCGGCGTCGGCGCCATGACGACGTTCGCCGCGCCGGCCAGCGCCCACCACCCCGAGCCCTCCGGCACCTACTGCCTGGCCGCCGACGGCCAGACCACGGTCACTTGGAAGGTCGGCAACAGCGAGAACATCGATGCCAGGATCACCGCGGTCTCGTCGACCATCACCAGCGAGTTCACCGCTGGCGACCTGAAGGTCGATGCCATCCTCCCGGCGAAGGGTGGGAACCTCCTCACCGCCACCCAGACCCACACCTTCACCGAGCGGGAGCCGAAGATCGAGCTGACCGTCGAGGCGCGGTGGGAGCGTCCGGACCGGATCGTGACCGAGCACCGGACGGTGGCAGCCACCCCGGCCGGCACCTGCGCCGTGCAGCCCACCCCGACGCCGACCGCCACCCCGACGGCGTCCCCCACCCCGACCCCGACCCCCACCACCGCGTCTCCGTCGCCGAGCCAGCCGCCGGCCGAGAGCCCGAGCCCGACGCCGACCGTCACCCCGGCGCCGGCCGAGCCGGTGGGCACCGTCGAATCGACCTGCGACAAGCTCACCTTCACGATCGAGAACCCGGCCGACGGTGAGACCGTCAGCATCACGCTGACCCCGAACAAGGGCGAGGCGAAGACGCTGACCGTCGAGCCCGGCGAGACCGGCTCCGTCTCCTTCGTCGCGACCGAGGGTCTCACCGTCACGCCGGCCGGCGACGGCCTTGACGACACCGAGCCGATCGCCTGGGAGCAGCCGGCCGAGTGCGACGAGGGCGAGGGTGGCGGCCTGCCGCTCACCGGCACGAACACCACCCTGATCGCTGGCGGCGCTGTCGTCCTGCTGGCCGCCGGTGCGGGCCTGTTCCTGGTCGCTCGCCGTCGCCGGCTCCGGTTCACCGCCTGA
- the rsmD gene encoding 16S rRNA (guanine(966)-N(2))-methyltransferase RsmD: MTRIVAGTLGGRRIAAPPGAGTRPTSDRVREALFSAVEAEVDLNGARFADLYAGSGAVGLEALSRGARHVLLVESDARAARVIRENTAALRAGPAVRLVTGKVATVLAAGPDGGPYDVVFADPPYAVPDAEITALQTTLVDGGWLAPDALVVVERSSRTGPVDWVDGITAERSRRYGETTLWYGRRS; the protein is encoded by the coding sequence GTGACCCGGATCGTGGCCGGGACGCTCGGCGGCCGGCGGATCGCCGCGCCTCCCGGCGCCGGCACCCGACCCACCTCCGACCGGGTCCGGGAGGCGCTCTTCAGCGCCGTCGAGGCCGAGGTCGACCTCAACGGCGCCCGCTTCGCGGACCTGTACGCCGGTTCCGGCGCGGTCGGGCTGGAGGCGCTCTCTCGGGGGGCCCGGCACGTCCTGCTGGTCGAGTCCGACGCTCGGGCGGCCCGGGTGATCCGGGAGAACACGGCGGCCCTGCGGGCCGGCCCGGCCGTCCGCCTGGTGACCGGCAAGGTGGCGACGGTGCTGGCCGCCGGCCCGGACGGTGGGCCGTACGACGTGGTGTTCGCCGACCCGCCGTACGCCGTGCCGGACGCGGAGATCACCGCGCTGCAGACGACGCTGGTCGACGGCGGCTGGCTGGCGCCCGACGCCCTGGTGGTGGTGGAGCGGTCCAGCCGCACCGGGCCGGTCGACTGGGTGGACGGGATCACTGCCGAGCGCAGTCGCCGTTACGGCGAGACCACCCTTTGGTACGGTCGCCGATCATGA
- the coaD gene encoding pantetheine-phosphate adenylyltransferase, whose translation MRRAVCPGSFDPVTNGHLDIIGRASRLFDEVIVGVLINQSKSGLFTVEERIDMLREVTASYGNVRVESFRGLLVDFCRAQQASVLIKGLRAVSDFDYELQMAQMNIGLAGVETLFMPTNPLYSFLSSSLVKDVAKWGGDISAHVPDPVREALQSRLGPRP comes from the coding sequence ATGAGACGTGCGGTGTGTCCCGGCTCGTTCGATCCGGTCACCAACGGACACCTCGACATCATCGGCCGGGCCAGCCGGCTCTTCGACGAGGTGATCGTCGGCGTGCTGATAAACCAGTCGAAGAGTGGCCTGTTCACCGTCGAGGAGCGGATCGACATGCTCCGCGAGGTGACTGCCTCGTACGGCAACGTACGGGTCGAGTCGTTCCGGGGGCTGCTGGTCGACTTCTGCCGCGCCCAGCAGGCGAGCGTGCTGATCAAGGGCCTGCGGGCGGTCAGCGACTTCGACTACGAGCTGCAGATGGCCCAGATGAACATCGGGCTGGCCGGGGTCGAGACGTTGTTCATGCCGACCAACCCCCTCTACTCCTTCCTCTCCTCCAGCCTGGTCAAGGACGTGGCCAAGTGGGGCGGCGACATCTCCGCCCACGTCCCCGACCCGGTCCGGGAAGCCCTCCAGTCCCGCCTCGGCCCCCGCCCGTAA
- a CDS encoding YceD family protein: protein MPKHSPSTLDPRSPLVLDTRDLPRRPGALREVQRVVPAPADLGVELIGVPEGAGLDLDLRLQSVSEGVLVSGTITGPIRGECGRCLREINESMAVTIQELYAYENSTTDVTTDEDEVGRMQGDLIDLEPALRDALVLTLPTNPLCREDCPGLCPECGVHWDDLPADHSHQQIDPRWAGLTQLTRTEE from the coding sequence ATGCCCAAGCACTCGCCATCGACACTCGACCCCAGGTCGCCGCTGGTCCTCGACACGAGGGACCTGCCGCGCCGCCCTGGCGCGTTGCGTGAGGTCCAGCGGGTCGTGCCGGCACCGGCGGACCTCGGTGTGGAGTTGATCGGCGTGCCGGAGGGCGCGGGCCTCGACCTCGATCTGAGGTTGCAGTCGGTGTCCGAGGGTGTGCTCGTCTCCGGGACCATCACCGGTCCCATCCGGGGCGAGTGCGGGCGCTGCCTACGCGAGATCAACGAATCGATGGCCGTGACGATCCAGGAGCTGTACGCGTACGAGAACAGCACCACGGACGTCACGACCGACGAGGACGAGGTGGGCCGGATGCAGGGCGATCTGATCGACCTGGAGCCGGCGCTGCGGGACGCGTTGGTGCTCACGCTGCCGACCAACCCGCTCTGCCGGGAGGACTGCCCAGGACTGTGCCCCGAGTGTGGGGTGCACTGGGACGATCTGCCGGCCGACCACAGTCACCAGCAGATCGACCCGCGTTGGGCGGGCCTGACGCAATTGACCCGTACAGAGGAGTAA
- the rpmF gene encoding 50S ribosomal protein L32, translated as MAVPKRKMSRSNTRSRRANWKATVVATVACPQCKSPKLPHAACSVCGTYNGRQVLEV; from the coding sequence GTGGCCGTCCCGAAGCGCAAGATGTCGCGCAGCAACACCCGGTCCCGCCGGGCGAACTGGAAGGCGACCGTGGTCGCGACCGTCGCGTGCCCGCAGTGCAAGTCCCCGAAGCTGCCGCACGCCGCCTGCTCCGTCTGCGGCACCTACAACGGCCGCCAGGTTCTCGAGGTCTGA